The Neisseria sicca genome includes a window with the following:
- the rpmH gene encoding 50S ribosomal protein L34, with protein MKRTYQPSVTKRKRTHGFLVRSKTRGGRAVLAARRAKGRKRLAV; from the coding sequence ATGAAACGCACTTATCAACCTTCCGTTACCAAACGCAAACGCACCCACGGCTTCCTGGTTCGCTCCAAAACCCGCGGTGGTCGCGCAGTATTGGCAGCCCGTCGCGCCAAAGGCCGCAAACGCTTGGCAGTGTAA